From Vreelandella neptunia, the proteins below share one genomic window:
- the ubiU gene encoding ubiquinone anaerobic biosynthesis protein UbiU, translating to MELVCPAGNLPALKRAVDEGADAVYFGFQNITNARQFAGLNFTDKRAREGIDYAHRHGKRVFCAINTYPQPDGWQHWTQAVDQAAELGVDALILADMGLLDYATRHHPEISRHLSVQGSATSHEALRFYHQHFGIKRAVLPRVLSITQVRDLAKQTPVELEVFAFGSLCIMAEGRCYLSSYLTGESPNTRGVCSPAAHVRWEETPEGLESRLNNVLIDRYAEGERAGYPTLCKGRFEVAGETYHAIEEPTSLNTLELLPELRDLGISAVKIEGRQRSPAYVSKVAGIWRQALNRLEAQPERFDPDPAWMAGLAALSEGAITTLGAYERRWK from the coding sequence ATGGAGCTTGTATGTCCCGCTGGTAACCTGCCCGCCCTCAAGCGCGCTGTAGATGAAGGTGCCGACGCTGTCTATTTCGGTTTCCAGAACATAACCAACGCACGGCAATTCGCAGGGCTAAACTTTACCGACAAACGTGCCCGCGAGGGGATCGATTACGCCCACCGACATGGCAAACGCGTTTTTTGCGCCATTAATACCTATCCCCAGCCCGATGGCTGGCAACACTGGACTCAGGCCGTAGACCAGGCCGCCGAACTGGGCGTGGATGCGCTGATTCTCGCCGATATGGGACTGCTCGACTACGCTACTCGCCATCACCCCGAGATCTCGCGGCACCTTTCAGTGCAGGGTTCGGCGACCAGCCATGAAGCGCTACGCTTTTACCACCAGCATTTCGGCATCAAGCGCGCCGTACTGCCAAGGGTGCTGTCAATCACTCAGGTACGCGACCTGGCCAAGCAAACACCGGTAGAACTGGAGGTGTTCGCTTTCGGCAGCCTGTGCATCATGGCCGAAGGACGCTGCTATCTCTCCTCCTACCTGACCGGCGAATCGCCCAATACCAGGGGCGTCTGCTCGCCAGCGGCCCATGTCCGCTGGGAAGAAACGCCTGAGGGCTTAGAGTCGCGCCTTAACAATGTTCTTATCGACCGCTACGCCGAAGGCGAGCGCGCGGGCTACCCCACCCTATGCAAGGGTCGCTTCGAGGTGGCGGGCGAGACCTATCACGCCATTGAGGAACCCACCAGCCTCAATACCCTGGAGCTATTGCCGGAGCTACGCGACCTGGGTATTAGCGCCGTCAAAATTGAAGGTCGTCAGCGCAGTCCCGCCTATGTCTCTAAAGTGGCCGGGATCTGGCGTCAGGCGCTCAACCGCTTAGAGGCTCAACCTGAGCGCTTTGATCCAGACCCCGCCTGGATGGCCGGCCTTGCCGCGCTTTCCGAAGGTGCCATCACTACCCTAGGCGCCTACGAGCGCCGCTGGAAATAG
- the hemN gene encoding oxygen-independent coproporphyrinogen III oxidase: MQDELLFNRPLVEKYDRPGPRYTSYPTAPQFHAAFAEDEYRSAAERSNRVAVPKPLSVYVHIPFCKSLCYYCACNKIITHNTERAAEYLQWLKQEIRVQGALFDTTRQMTQLHLGGGTPTYLSNAQLSELMTALDEAFHFAAPEEREFSLEVDPRTVTPEQVYELYTLGFNRLSFGVQDFDHDVQQAVNRVQSEEQVVSLVKAAREAGFESVSVDLIYGLPLQTVASFDTTLTKIIDLQPDRIAAYSYAHLPELFKAQRLIRPEDMPPPERKLELLELTINRLTSAGYVYIGMDHFALPNDELSLARENGTLQRNFQGYSTHADCDMIGLGITSIGKVGDTYSQNVKETAQYQHRLDAGRLPVFRGYRLSDDDRLRRDVINTLMCHGRLEFAAIEAWHNIDFRSYFASALASLEEMADDGLIALRDHEIEVLPSGRLMIRNLAMAFDAYLKPTENRYSRTV; encoded by the coding sequence ATGCAAGATGAACTGCTCTTCAATCGCCCCCTGGTAGAGAAATATGACCGCCCAGGCCCGCGGTACACTTCTTATCCCACTGCGCCCCAGTTTCATGCTGCGTTTGCCGAGGATGAATACCGTAGCGCCGCCGAGCGCAGTAATCGGGTCGCAGTACCCAAGCCGCTTTCGGTCTATGTGCATATCCCGTTCTGCAAAAGCCTGTGCTACTACTGCGCCTGCAACAAAATCATTACTCATAATACCGAACGAGCCGCCGAATACCTCCAGTGGTTAAAACAGGAGATACGTGTTCAGGGAGCGCTGTTCGATACCACCCGGCAAATGACCCAATTACACCTGGGCGGCGGCACCCCAACCTACTTAAGCAACGCCCAGCTAAGCGAACTGATGACGGCGCTGGACGAAGCGTTTCACTTCGCTGCACCTGAAGAGCGCGAATTCTCGCTGGAGGTAGACCCCCGCACCGTGACCCCCGAACAGGTGTACGAGCTCTACACGCTGGGCTTCAATCGGTTGAGTTTCGGGGTTCAGGACTTCGATCACGACGTGCAGCAAGCGGTCAATCGCGTCCAGAGCGAAGAGCAGGTAGTATCCCTGGTCAAGGCTGCCCGCGAGGCGGGGTTTGAATCGGTCAGCGTTGACCTGATCTACGGTTTGCCGCTGCAGACGGTGGCGAGTTTCGATACGACGCTAACCAAGATTATTGACCTGCAACCGGATCGCATTGCCGCTTATAGCTACGCTCATCTGCCCGAACTGTTTAAAGCTCAGCGGCTAATTCGCCCCGAAGACATGCCGCCACCCGAGCGCAAGCTGGAGCTACTGGAGCTTACGATTAACCGGCTGACCTCTGCAGGATATGTCTACATCGGCATGGATCACTTCGCCCTTCCGAATGACGAGCTGAGCCTGGCCCGTGAAAATGGCACTCTGCAGCGCAATTTTCAGGGCTACTCTACCCACGCCGACTGCGACATGATTGGGCTGGGCATTACCTCGATTGGTAAGGTGGGCGATACCTATAGCCAAAACGTCAAGGAAACTGCCCAGTATCAGCATCGTTTGGATGCAGGGCGTTTACCGGTCTTCCGTGGCTATCGCCTTAGCGATGACGACCGCCTCCGCCGCGATGTCATTAATACCCTGATGTGTCACGGCCGACTTGAATTTGCCGCTATCGAAGCCTGGCACAATATCGATTTTCGCAGCTACTTCGCGAGTGCCTTGGCGAGCCTCGAAGAGATGGCGGACGACGGACTAATTGCTTTGCGCGACCATGAAATCGAGGTGCTGCCGTCGGGGCGATTGATGATCCGCAACCTGGCCATGGCGTTCGACGCCTACCTGAAACCAACGGAAAACCGTTATTCGCGCACGGTGTAA
- a CDS encoding U32 family peptidase: protein MPNTTPPPSPTLSTGPLQLSLGPVLFYWTRQRYADFYREAADWPVEIITLGETVCSRRRDMKLDDWLGIGRELTQAGKQVVLASQTLIESEADLRDLRKLCDNGDFIVEANDQSALQRLSSAGLPFIAGAALNLYNPATVGVMARAGMKRWQAPVEMSQQDLAKLIHDCHQAGIPHPCEVFAYGHLPLAWSSRCFTARRHQTPKDRCKFVCQKYPEGLVLRSQESRDVFTLNGIQTLSSACQDLRHELTVMVDMGVSVARLSPRAEGMAMVVKAFDKARHGRLPTPDPLTLVDAEICDGYWYGRPGMDNTRTMIG, encoded by the coding sequence ATGCCGAACACTACACCACCCCCATCACCGACCTTATCAACCGGCCCTCTTCAACTCTCCCTCGGGCCGGTGCTTTTTTACTGGACTCGGCAACGCTACGCCGACTTCTACCGCGAGGCGGCCGACTGGCCGGTAGAGATTATTACCCTGGGCGAAACCGTCTGCTCGCGGCGCCGCGACATGAAACTGGACGACTGGCTAGGCATTGGGCGCGAACTCACCCAGGCGGGCAAGCAGGTAGTACTCGCCAGCCAGACATTGATCGAGTCCGAAGCCGACTTGCGTGACTTGCGCAAGCTGTGTGACAACGGTGATTTTATCGTCGAGGCCAATGACCAAAGCGCCCTGCAACGACTCTCCAGTGCCGGACTGCCGTTCATCGCCGGTGCTGCGCTCAACCTCTACAACCCGGCGACAGTGGGCGTCATGGCACGTGCTGGAATGAAGCGCTGGCAAGCGCCGGTGGAAATGTCACAGCAAGATTTGGCCAAGCTTATTCACGATTGCCACCAGGCAGGCATTCCCCATCCATGCGAAGTATTCGCCTACGGGCATCTCCCCTTGGCCTGGTCATCACGCTGCTTTACCGCCCGGCGCCACCAAACGCCTAAAGACCGCTGCAAGTTCGTCTGCCAAAAGTACCCCGAAGGCTTGGTGCTACGTTCACAAGAATCCCGCGATGTTTTTACCCTGAACGGTATTCAAACCCTTTCCAGCGCCTGCCAGGATCTGCGCCATGAACTGACGGTCATGGTGGATATGGGGGTATCAGTGGCACGTCTCAGCCCACGGGCGGAAGGCATGGCCATGGTAGTCAAGGCTTTCGACAAGGCCCGCCACGGCAGGTTACCTACTCCCGATCCTTTAACGCTGGTGGATGCTGAAATCTGCGACGGTTACTGGTATGGCCGACCGGGTATGGATAACACCCGCACGATGATTGGCTAA
- the narH gene encoding nitrate reductase subunit beta produces the protein MKIRSQVGMVLNLDKCIGCHTCSVTCKNVWTSREGMEYAWFNNVETKPGIGYPKEWENQAKWKGGWMRRNDGRIEPRIGGKWRVLANIFANPDLPEMDDYYEPFTFDYQHLHTAKIGEHQPVARPRSLISGQRMKKIEWGPNWEEILGTEFAKRRKDANFDKVQADIYGQFENTFMMYLPRLCEHCLNPTCVASCPSGAIYKREEDGIVLIDQDKCRGWRMCISGCPYKKIYYNWKSGKSEKCIFCYPRIEAGQPTICSETCVGRIRYLGVLLYDADRIEEVASSPDERDLYHRQREIFLDPNDPEVIAQAKRDGIQDNVIKAAQASPVYKMAIDWGLALPLHPEYRTLPMVWYVPPLSPIQSAAEAGHVEFDGILPKIESLRIPVKYLANLLTAGEEEPVVLALKRLMAMRVYMRSKHVEGAPNAEVLDAVGLSVAQVEEMYRYLAIANYEDRFVIPTSHREMATEAFPERGGCGFTFGDGCHGESQPSLFNGRKQTSVLVKPVEVFDPQPQLEESRHD, from the coding sequence ATGAAAATTCGTTCCCAGGTAGGCATGGTTCTCAACCTTGATAAGTGTATTGGTTGCCACACCTGTTCGGTGACCTGCAAAAATGTCTGGACCAGTCGCGAAGGTATGGAGTACGCCTGGTTCAACAATGTCGAGACCAAGCCCGGTATCGGCTATCCCAAAGAGTGGGAGAACCAGGCCAAGTGGAAGGGCGGCTGGATGCGCCGTAACGACGGCCGGATTGAACCGCGTATTGGTGGCAAATGGCGGGTGCTGGCGAACATTTTCGCCAACCCCGACTTGCCCGAGATGGATGACTACTATGAGCCGTTCACTTTCGACTACCAACACCTGCATACCGCCAAGATCGGTGAGCACCAGCCGGTGGCGCGTCCACGCTCGCTGATTTCCGGTCAGCGTATGAAAAAGATCGAGTGGGGCCCGAACTGGGAAGAGATTCTTGGCACCGAGTTCGCCAAGCGGCGCAAAGACGCCAACTTCGACAAGGTGCAGGCAGATATTTACGGCCAGTTCGAAAACACCTTCATGATGTATCTGCCGCGGCTGTGCGAGCACTGCTTGAACCCCACCTGTGTGGCGTCCTGCCCCAGCGGTGCGATCTACAAGCGGGAAGAGGACGGCATCGTTCTAATCGATCAGGACAAGTGCCGCGGCTGGCGGATGTGTATCTCCGGCTGCCCCTACAAGAAGATTTACTACAACTGGAAAAGCGGTAAGTCCGAGAAGTGTATCTTCTGCTATCCGCGTATCGAGGCCGGTCAGCCGACCATCTGCTCCGAGACCTGCGTGGGCCGCATTCGCTACCTTGGCGTGCTGCTGTATGACGCTGACCGAATCGAGGAAGTGGCAAGCTCCCCTGACGAACGTGACCTCTACCACCGCCAGCGCGAGATTTTCCTAGATCCCAACGATCCGGAAGTGATTGCCCAGGCCAAGCGGGATGGTATTCAGGATAACGTCATCAAAGCTGCCCAGGCCTCACCGGTCTACAAGATGGCTATCGACTGGGGATTGGCGCTGCCGCTGCACCCGGAATACCGCACGCTGCCTATGGTGTGGTACGTGCCGCCGCTATCGCCGATTCAGTCCGCTGCTGAGGCTGGGCATGTAGAGTTCGATGGCATCCTGCCCAAGATCGAATCACTGCGTATCCCGGTGAAGTACCTGGCTAACCTGTTGACGGCAGGCGAAGAGGAGCCCGTGGTGTTGGCACTCAAGCGCTTGATGGCGATGCGTGTCTACATGCGCAGCAAGCACGTGGAGGGGGCCCCCAACGCCGAAGTGCTCGATGCCGTGGGGCTGAGCGTGGCCCAAGTAGAGGAGATGTACCGCTACCTGGCCATTGCCAACTACGAGGATCGGTTTGTGATCCCCACCAGCCATCGTGAAATGGCCACCGAAGCCTTCCCTGAACGGGGAGGATGCGGCTTTACCTTTGGTGATGGTTGCCACGGTGAGAGCCAGCCCAGCCTATTTAACGGCCGTAAGCAGACCAGCGTGTTGGTAAAACCGGTAGAGGTCTTCGACCCGCAGCCACAACTTGAGGAGTCTCGTCATGACTGA
- a CDS encoding ribonucleoside triphosphate reductase, protein MNWVKSSTSVQVAKHHIDVAPTVNEYLQRADWRVHANANQGYSLGGLILNVSGKLIANYWLDEIYPHAVGEAHREGDLHIHDLDMLCGYCAGWSLRTLLLEGFNGVPGRAESNPPRHLSSALGQMVNFLGTLQNEWAGAQAFSSFDTYLAPYVRKDGLTYAQVKQALQEFIYNLNVPSRWGSQTPFTNLTFDWVCPDDLRQQVPVIGGEEQPFSYGELQVEMDLINRAYLEVMEAGDRHGRVFTFPIPTYNITHDFDWESDNAERLFALTAKYGLPYFQNFLNSDLEPHMVRSMCCRLQLDLSELLKRGNGLFGSAEQTGSLGVVTINCARLGYRFAGDRAGLFSELDRLLSLGRDSLELKRERIQQLMDQGLYPFTQRYLGTLRNHFSTLGVNGLNEMVRNFTRDRCDIADAQGLQLALDLLDHVRERMREFQEQTGHMYNLEATPAEGTTHRFAREDLTRFPDILQAGTPEAPYYTNSSQLPVGHTDDPFEALSHQDPLQTRYTGGTVLHLYMRERITSASACRKLVKTALSHFRLPYLTVTPTFSICPVHGYLSGEHEFCPKCDEALWAKTASAIDAATA, encoded by the coding sequence GTGAATTGGGTGAAAAGCTCCACAAGCGTTCAGGTAGCAAAGCATCATATTGACGTCGCCCCGACGGTCAATGAGTACCTCCAACGCGCCGACTGGCGTGTTCACGCCAATGCCAACCAGGGCTATTCATTGGGCGGTTTAATCCTCAACGTCTCGGGCAAGTTGATAGCCAACTACTGGCTCGATGAGATTTACCCCCACGCCGTGGGGGAAGCTCATAGGGAAGGTGATTTGCATATTCACGACCTGGATATGCTGTGCGGCTATTGCGCCGGCTGGTCGCTGCGTACTTTGCTGCTAGAGGGATTCAATGGGGTGCCGGGACGAGCCGAAAGCAACCCGCCCCGCCACCTCTCAAGTGCCCTCGGGCAAATGGTTAATTTTCTTGGCACCTTGCAGAACGAGTGGGCCGGGGCACAAGCCTTCAGCTCTTTCGATACCTACCTGGCCCCCTACGTGCGCAAGGACGGCCTCACCTATGCACAGGTCAAGCAGGCGCTTCAGGAATTCATCTACAACCTCAATGTGCCTTCGCGCTGGGGTAGCCAGACGCCCTTCACCAACCTAACCTTCGACTGGGTTTGCCCCGACGACTTGCGCCAACAGGTACCGGTTATCGGTGGAGAGGAGCAGCCGTTCAGTTACGGCGAACTGCAGGTTGAAATGGACTTGATCAACCGAGCCTATTTGGAAGTCATGGAGGCCGGTGACCGCCACGGGCGTGTGTTCACCTTCCCGATACCCACTTATAACATCACCCATGATTTCGACTGGGAAAGCGACAACGCCGAGCGGCTCTTCGCACTGACCGCCAAGTACGGTCTGCCCTACTTTCAAAACTTTCTAAATTCGGATCTGGAACCTCACATGGTGCGTTCCATGTGCTGCCGCCTGCAGCTTGATTTGAGTGAGCTGCTCAAACGCGGTAACGGTCTGTTCGGCAGCGCGGAGCAAACCGGATCGTTGGGAGTAGTGACGATCAACTGCGCCCGGCTGGGTTACCGCTTTGCCGGCGACCGAGCCGGGCTTTTCAGTGAGCTGGATCGCCTACTGTCGCTCGGGCGCGATAGCCTCGAACTCAAGCGCGAGCGCATTCAGCAACTAATGGATCAAGGGCTCTACCCCTTTACCCAGCGCTACCTGGGCACCTTACGCAATCATTTCTCCACTCTGGGTGTGAATGGGCTTAATGAAATGGTGCGCAACTTTACTAGGGATCGCTGCGATATCGCCGACGCCCAAGGGCTGCAGCTGGCGCTGGATCTTCTTGACCACGTCCGGGAGCGGATGCGTGAATTTCAAGAACAGACCGGCCATATGTATAACCTTGAAGCCACCCCGGCAGAGGGCACCACTCACCGCTTTGCCCGGGAGGATCTGACTCGCTTTCCTGACATTCTTCAAGCCGGTACACCCGAGGCGCCCTACTACACCAATTCCAGCCAATTGCCGGTGGGTCATACCGATGATCCCTTTGAGGCACTGAGCCATCAAGACCCCTTACAGACTCGCTATACCGGTGGCACGGTATTGCATCTCTATATGCGCGAACGGATTACCTCGGCCTCCGCCTGTCGCAAGCTGGTTAAAACGGCGCTCTCTCACTTTCGCTTACCCTACCTCACAGTGACACCCACCTTTTCGATCTGCCCGGTGCATGGCTACCTGTCGGGTGAACATGAGTTCTGCCCCAAGTGCGACGAAGCACTTTGGGCAAAAACGGCGAGCGCAATCGACGCCGCCACGGCTTGA
- a CDS encoding nitrate reductase subunit alpha, with the protein MSHFIDRLNFFRKSREPFANEHGELRSESRQWEDSYRARWQHDKVVRSTHGVNCTGSCSWKIYVKNGLVTWETQQTDYPRTRPDLPNHEPRGCPRGASYSWYLYSANRLKYPLIRKPLLALWREALKANPDPVDAWASIVEDPAKTKQYKRARGMGGFVRGNWDELNELVAASNVYTAKQYGPDRILGFSPIPAMSMVSYAAGSRYLSLIGGVCMSFYDWYCDLPPASPMTWGEQTDVPESADWYNSGYIIAWGSNVPQTRTPDAHFFTEVRYKGTKTVSITPDYAEVSKLTDEWLSAKQGTDAALAMAMGHVILKEFHLDNPSAYFTDYVRRYTDMPFLVELEVREDGSFAPGRQLRASDFDAALGQENNPEWKTVAWDETRDQLVVPRGSIGFRWGETGDEVGKWNLESLDAAGAEIKPLLSLVNHHDSVARVAFPYFGGIEHEHFEHVKGAGVGAADDLLFHNLPAKRLKRADGSEMLAVTVFDLMCANYGIDRGFVGDGEDDGATSFDQIRPYTPAWQEKITGVPAEQCTRIAREFADNANKTNGRSMIIVGAGMNHWYHMDMNYRGLINMLVMCGCIGQSGGGWAHYVGQEKLRPQTGWTPLAFGLDWQRPPRHMNSTSFFYSHSSQWRYEKLEIKEILSPLAKAEDYPGSLIDFNVRAERMGWLPSAPQLDTNPLRLAKKAEAAGMSTADYAVQQLKSGELRFAAEDPDAPENFPRNMFIWRSNLLGSSGKGHEYMLKYLLGTRHGIQGKDLGDFGGQKPEEVVWRDEAPEGKLDLLVTLDFRMSTTCLYSDIVLPTATWYEKDDLNTSDMHPFIHPLTAATDPAWESRSDWDIYKGIAKAFSKVCVGHLGEETDLVTLPMQHDSPGELAQPAVMDWKKGECAPIPGKTMPSLIEVKRNYPETYERFTSVGPLLESIGNGGKGIAWNTDAEVELLGNLNHRKLDGPHKGRPLIDSAIDAAEMILTLAPETNGAVAVKAWDALSKITGRDHTHLARPKHDEKIRFRDVVAQPRKIISSPTWSGLEDEHVSYNAGYTNVHELIPWRTVSGRQQFYQDHAWMRAFGESLLVYRPPIDTKAAKGFQLPADNGFKSKALNFLTPHQKWGIHSTYSDNLLMLTLNRGGPVVWLSEADAAEIDIEDNDWIEVYNANGSIAARAVVSQRVKAGMVMMYHAQERNVNVPGSEVTGTRGGIHNSVTRVCPKPTHMIGGYAQLSYSFNYYGTVGSNRDEFVLVRKMKHVDWLDGEGNDSVQEAVK; encoded by the coding sequence ATGAGTCACTTCATAGATCGGCTGAATTTCTTCCGCAAGTCCCGCGAACCTTTTGCCAACGAACACGGTGAGCTACGCAGCGAATCCCGCCAGTGGGAAGATAGCTATCGTGCCCGCTGGCAGCACGACAAAGTGGTACGCAGCACCCACGGGGTGAACTGCACCGGCTCCTGTAGCTGGAAGATCTACGTCAAAAACGGTTTGGTTACCTGGGAAACCCAGCAGACTGACTACCCCCGTACCCGTCCCGACCTGCCTAACCATGAGCCGCGTGGCTGCCCCCGCGGCGCCAGTTACTCCTGGTATCTGTACAGCGCTAACCGCCTCAAGTACCCGTTGATCCGCAAGCCGCTGCTGGCGCTATGGCGCGAAGCGCTCAAGGCTAACCCAGACCCGGTCGACGCCTGGGCGTCTATTGTCGAAGACCCCGCCAAGACCAAACAGTACAAGCGTGCTCGCGGCATGGGCGGCTTCGTTCGCGGTAACTGGGACGAGCTCAACGAGCTGGTGGCGGCCTCTAACGTTTACACCGCCAAGCAGTATGGCCCCGACCGTATTCTTGGCTTCTCGCCTATTCCTGCCATGTCGATGGTCAGCTACGCCGCGGGTAGCCGCTACCTCTCGCTGATTGGTGGCGTCTGCATGAGCTTCTACGACTGGTACTGCGATTTGCCGCCGGCCTCGCCAATGACCTGGGGCGAGCAGACTGACGTTCCCGAGTCCGCAGACTGGTACAACTCCGGCTACATCATCGCCTGGGGCTCCAACGTGCCCCAGACGCGTACCCCGGATGCCCACTTCTTTACCGAAGTACGTTACAAGGGCACCAAGACGGTTTCGATCACTCCGGATTATGCCGAAGTCTCCAAACTCACCGACGAATGGCTGTCCGCCAAACAGGGCACCGATGCCGCCCTGGCGATGGCCATGGGCCATGTCATCCTCAAAGAGTTCCACCTCGATAACCCGAGTGCTTACTTCACTGACTATGTACGCCGCTATACTGACATGCCGTTCCTGGTGGAACTGGAAGTGCGTGAAGATGGCAGCTTCGCACCGGGCCGCCAACTGCGTGCCAGTGATTTTGATGCTGCCCTGGGCCAGGAAAACAATCCCGAGTGGAAAACCGTTGCCTGGGACGAAACCCGTGACCAGCTGGTGGTACCGCGCGGTTCCATCGGTTTCCGCTGGGGCGAAACCGGCGACGAAGTGGGCAAGTGGAACCTGGAATCGCTGGACGCCGCTGGCGCTGAAATCAAGCCGTTACTCAGTTTGGTCAATCACCACGATAGCGTCGCGCGCGTTGCGTTTCCTTACTTTGGTGGTATCGAACACGAACACTTTGAGCACGTAAAAGGAGCCGGTGTTGGCGCCGCCGATGACCTACTGTTCCACAATTTGCCCGCCAAACGCTTGAAGAGAGCCGATGGCAGCGAAATGCTGGCGGTCACCGTTTTTGATCTGATGTGTGCCAACTACGGTATCGACCGTGGCTTTGTCGGCGACGGCGAAGATGATGGCGCGACCTCGTTTGATCAGATTCGTCCCTATACCCCCGCGTGGCAGGAGAAAATCACCGGCGTCCCTGCAGAGCAGTGCACCCGCATTGCCCGTGAATTTGCCGATAATGCCAATAAAACCAACGGCCGTAGCATGATCATCGTTGGTGCCGGTATGAACCACTGGTACCACATGGACATGAACTACCGCGGCCTGATTAACATGCTGGTCATGTGTGGTTGTATCGGTCAGAGCGGTGGCGGCTGGGCCCACTACGTTGGTCAGGAAAAACTGCGTCCGCAGACTGGCTGGACGCCTTTGGCCTTTGGCCTCGACTGGCAGCGCCCGCCGCGCCATATGAACTCTACTTCCTTCTTCTATAGTCACTCCTCCCAGTGGCGCTACGAGAAGCTCGAGATTAAAGAAATTCTTTCGCCGTTGGCCAAGGCCGAGGATTACCCCGGTAGCCTGATTGACTTTAACGTGCGTGCTGAGCGCATGGGCTGGCTGCCGTCAGCACCTCAACTGGACACTAACCCGCTACGCCTGGCGAAAAAAGCCGAAGCCGCTGGTATGTCCACTGCCGACTATGCCGTTCAGCAGCTCAAGAGCGGTGAACTGCGCTTTGCCGCGGAAGACCCGGATGCACCAGAGAACTTCCCGCGCAATATGTTCATCTGGCGTTCCAACCTGCTAGGTAGTTCCGGTAAGGGCCATGAGTACATGCTCAAGTACCTGCTGGGTACTCGCCACGGTATTCAGGGTAAAGATCTGGGCGACTTCGGCGGCCAGAAGCCCGAAGAAGTGGTATGGCGTGACGAGGCGCCGGAAGGCAAGCTCGACCTGCTGGTGACGCTGGATTTCCGTATGTCCACCACCTGCCTCTACTCGGATATCGTGCTGCCGACGGCGACCTGGTATGAGAAGGACGACCTTAACACTTCTGACATGCACCCCTTTATTCACCCCTTGACTGCCGCCACCGACCCTGCGTGGGAATCGCGCAGCGACTGGGATATTTACAAGGGCATTGCCAAGGCGTTTTCCAAGGTGTGTGTAGGCCATCTGGGCGAAGAGACCGACCTGGTCACGCTGCCGATGCAGCACGACTCGCCAGGAGAGTTGGCCCAACCGGCGGTAATGGATTGGAAGAAGGGCGAATGCGCGCCGATTCCCGGTAAGACCATGCCATCGCTGATAGAGGTCAAGCGCAACTATCCCGAAACCTATGAGCGCTTCACCTCGGTAGGGCCGCTGCTGGAAAGCATCGGTAACGGCGGCAAGGGCATCGCTTGGAATACCGATGCTGAAGTCGAGTTGCTGGGCAACCTCAACCATCGCAAGCTGGATGGCCCGCATAAAGGGCGTCCATTGATCGACAGCGCTATCGATGCTGCCGAGATGATTCTGACCCTGGCACCAGAAACCAACGGCGCCGTGGCAGTAAAAGCGTGGGATGCACTCTCCAAAATTACCGGGCGTGACCATACCCACCTGGCAAGGCCCAAACATGACGAAAAAATCCGCTTCCGCGATGTCGTCGCCCAGCCGCGTAAGATTATCTCCAGCCCGACCTGGTCCGGCCTCGAGGATGAGCATGTCTCCTATAACGCCGGTTACACCAACGTTCACGAGCTGATCCCCTGGCGCACCGTGAGTGGTCGTCAGCAGTTCTATCAGGATCATGCCTGGATGCGCGCTTTCGGCGAAAGTTTGCTGGTCTATCGCCCGCCCATCGATACCAAGGCGGCCAAAGGCTTCCAGCTTCCTGCCGACAACGGCTTCAAGAGCAAAGCGCTGAACTTTCTCACCCCGCACCAGAAGTGGGGCATCCACTCCACTTACTCGGACAACCTGCTGATGCTGACGCTCAACCGCGGCGGCCCGGTGGTGTGGCTCTCTGAGGCGGACGCTGCCGAGATCGATATCGAGGACAACGACTGGATCGAGGTCTACAACGCCAACGGCTCGATTGCCGCGCGGGCAGTGGTCAGCCAGCGGGTCAAGGCGGGCATGGTGATGATGTACCACGCCCAGGAGCGCAACGTGAACGTCCCTGGCTCTGAGGTCACCGGTACGCGAGGCGGTATTCACAACTCGGTCACCCGTGTCTGCCCCAAGCCAACCCATATGATCGGCGGCTACGCGCAGCTCTCTTACAGTTTTAATTATTACGGCACCGTCGGCTCAAATCGCGATGAGTTCGTGTTAGTGCGCAAGATGAAACACGTTGACTGGCTGGATGGTGAAGGCAATGACAGCGTTCAGGAGGCCGTGAAATGA
- the nrdD gene encoding anaerobic ribonucleoside-triphosphate reductase has protein sequence MQTSQYASLPTEQRQRCEVWTRVMGYHRPVSQFNIGKRAEHQERRHFTEAAASR, from the coding sequence ATGCAAACCTCTCAATATGCTAGCTTGCCCACTGAGCAGCGCCAGCGCTGCGAAGTCTGGACCCGCGTCATGGGCTACCACCGCCCGGTAAGTCAGTTCAATATCGGCAAACGTGCCGAACACCAGGAGCGACGCCATTTTACTGAAGCCGCCGCCTCTCGGTAG